A window of the Ipomoea triloba cultivar NCNSP0323 chromosome 14, ASM357664v1 genome harbors these coding sequences:
- the LOC116004057 gene encoding uncharacterized protein LOC116004057: MAKAYDRMEWPYLRGMLLALGFAPEWVNGEDIGQVIPTRGIRQGDPLSPYLFIICVEGLSLLLQQAEQQGLIHGCRVARGAPPISHLFFADDSLLFFKANVHEAGVIKQCLTDYEALSGQAVNFNKSSVCFSRNTSRDDREGVVSVLGVGQAPNFGKYLGLPAFVGRNKKAVFVYVEDKLNQRVGTWNKKLISQARKEVVKGAFIGKPRTVYASPRSMEAWRFLTNPQSLVPRIYKARYFPRSSFVDATLGGCPSFCWRSIMAAHELVCSGVRRRIGNGKTTLIWGHPWLPDDPDPLIQTVMPQGLDGSFVSGLIDPTTNSWDQEILKDIFQPNDVERILSIPISHDYEDSWYWYGDPRGCYTVKQGYRRICGEVMNEPATFDKWLPMWKIKAPPKWKAFLWRAIKDVLPTTTNLILKRVDVLPTCPMCGQSHENTMHSLVLCDFSKLVWHEASLPISSVGGGDTFADWFSNVMSLLTDEQLLLVVATLYHIWTARNRAVWEHSLPRPTGVWRAASAAVQAWQHVHHPQTSNTAPSLPGCHPPPQTALPSFACFFDAGFLPTIRRATVGATVLSDTGAFVAAFNGLLRSCMSPLMAESLACKEVLSWLKNKGLDRVVLHIDNATLQRWLTADYNEFFSYIAFSIDASRAIMSSFSHCSISWVPRTANLGAHALASLAFSQSEFLYWDSIPPDTISALI; encoded by the exons ATGGCCAAGGCTTATGATCGCATGGAGTGGCCCTATCTCCGGGGTATGTTGCTAGCTCTGGGGTTTGCGCCTGAGTGG GTCAATGGTGAGGACATAGGTCAAGTTATCCCAACACGGGGTATTCGACAAGGAGATCCACTCTCCCCATACTTATTCATTATTTGTGTAGAAGGTTTGTCGTTGTTATTACAGCAGGCTGAGCAACAAGGTCTGATTCATGGTTGCAGAGTTGCGAGGGGTGCCCCACCTATTTCGCATTTGTTTTTCGCAGATGATAGTCTTTTGTTCTTTAAGGCTAATGTGCATGAGGCAGGTGTAATTAAACAGTGCCTGACTGATTATGAGGCTTTATCAGGCCAAGCTGTCAACTTTAACAAGTCAAGTGTGTGTTTTAGCAGGAACACAAGCAGAGATGATAGGGAAGGAGTTGTGTCTGTGTTGGGTGTGGGACAAGCTCCCAATTTCGGTAAATACCTTGGGTTGCCAGCATTTGTTGGGCGAAATAAGAAGGCTGTGTTTGTGTATGTTGAGGATAAATTGAATCAAAGAGTGGGGACCTGgaataaaaagttaatttctCAAGCTAGAAAGGAG GTGGTGAAAGGCGCATTCATTGGAAAGCCTAGGACCGTCTATGCCTCCCCAAGAAGTATGGAG GCTTGGCGTTTTCTGACCAATCCACAATCTCTGGTGCCCAGGATTTATAAAGCCAGGTATTTCCCTCGGTCATCTTTTGTTGATGCTACTCTGGGTGGATGTCCCAGCTTCTGTTGGCGTAGTATTATGGCAGCCCATGAACTAGTCTGTTCTGGTGTACGAAGAAGGATAGGGAATGGTAAAACCACTTTAATTTGGGGACATCCATGGTTGCCTGATGATCCTGACCCCCTAATTCAGACTGTTATGCCTCAGGGATTAGATGGTTCTTTTGTCTCTGGACTTATTGACCCGACTACTAATTCCTGGGATCAGGAGATTCTAAAGGATATTTTTCAGCCTAATGATGTGGAACGTATTCTGAGCATCCCTATCAGCCATGATTATGAAGATTCTTGGTATTGGTATGGAGACCCTCGGGGTTGTTATACGGTGAAACAAGGCTATAGACGCATTTGTGGTGAAGTTATGAATGAGCCAGCTACTTTTGATAAATGGTTACCTATGTGGAAAATTAAGGCACCTCCCAAATGGAAGGCTTTCCTCTGGAGAGCTATCAAGGATGTTCTTCCTACTACTACAAATCTAATTTTAAAGAGGGTAGATGTCCTTCCAACATGCCCAATGTGTGGTCAAAGTCATGAGAACACAATGCACTCCCTTGTTTTGTGTGACTTCTCAAAATTAGTATGGCATGAGGCTTCACTTCCTATTTCATCTGTGGGGGGGGGGGATACCTTTGCGGATTGGTTCTCTAATGTAATGTCCTTGCTCACAGATGAACAACTTCTTCTTGTAGTGGCGACTCTATATCACATTTGGACTGCTCGCAACAGGGCCGTATGGGAGCACTCCTTGCCGCGGCCGACGGGAGTTTGGAGAGCAGCCTCGGCGGCGGTGCAAGCGTGGCAGCACGTCCATCATCCGCAGACCTCAAACACGGCACCTTCACTGCCTGGATGTCACCCGCCACCGCAAACAGCGCTGCCCAGCTTCGCCTGCTTCTTCGACGCAGGGTTTCTGCCGACAATAAGAAGGGCGACGGTCGGTGCAACCGTGCTATCGGACACCGGCGCTTTTGTTGCAGCGTTCAATGGTCTATTGCGGAGCTGCATGTCACCTCTAATGGCGGAGTCCCTTGCATGTAAGGAGGTACTCTCCTGGCTGAAGAACAAAGGCCTTGATCGTGTAGTTCTTCATATTGATAATGCAACTCTTCAACGATGGCTTACAGCGGATTACAATGAGTTTTTTTCTTACATTGCTTTTTCTATTGATGCCTCCAGGGCTATTATGTCGTCTTTTTCACATTGTTCTATTAGTTGGGTACCGAGAACTGCTAATTTAGGTGCCCATGCCCTTGCCTCTTTGGCGTTTTCTCAGTCTGAGTTTCTGTATTGGGATTCTATCCCTCCTGACACTATTTCAGCTTTGATTTAA
- the LOC116004058 gene encoding uncharacterized protein LOC116004058 has translation MPSPFVKGISPLHTKRAEEAHQKSRGGEIMKRKEGCYTEQRSLDLLHFEAKQLPNSKRKEIQKEQRVEEMGVAVSQRTQMDLLHAMTELICREIQSRNLELNKLNAEAMKGQFAKMANAIEGLNGRIERMEGDRRPNHQNEGQNERENERVNVRVNERRDEGNTSEEDRGEEYDMRRRRDNRGYRRDRDEEDDDIRNINAPTPNFMGKRDPDVYLEWERKVDRIFDCHNYSERKKT, from the exons ATGCCTTCTCCATTTGTCAAGGGGATCAGTCCACTGCACACCAAAAGAGCAGAGGAGGCACACCAAAAGAGCAGAGGAGGCGAAATCATGAAAA GAAAGGAAGGATGCTACACTGAACAAAGAAGCTTGGATCTTCTGCATTTTGAAGCCAAACAATTACCCAACAGTAAAAggaaagaaattcaaaaagAGCAAAGGGTTGAAGAGATGGGAGTAGCAGTAAGTCAGAGAACACAAATGGATCTTCTGCATGCAATGACAGAACTTATTTGCAGGGAAATACAGAGTAGAAACTTGGAGTTAAACAAACTAAATGCAGA AGCCATGAAGGGACAATTTGCTAAAATGGCCAATGCGATTGAGGGGTTGAATGGTCGAATAGAGAGAATGGAGGGAGATAGGAGACCGAATCATCAAAATGAAGGTCAGAATGAGAGGGAAAATGAGAGGGTGAATGTGAGAGTTAATGAGAGAAGAGATGAAGGCAATACAAGTGAGGAAGATAGGGGAGAAGAATATGATATGAGAAGAAGGAGAGATAATAGAGGATATAGGAGGGATAGagatgaggaagatgatgacATTAGGAACATTAACGCACCTACTCCTAACTTTATGGGTAAGAGAGATCCTGATGTTTATTTAGAATGGGAGAGGAAGGTAGACAGAATTTTTGATTGCCATAACTACtctgaaagaaaaaaaacttaa